TCCGATTGTGGTACCCAGAGAGTGCAAGAGGCCTCGTGGGCATCATACTGGGAGAGCAAAGAGAAGTTTTATATTTTTGTACGCAGTATGTAGTTGCATTGAGCCGGGAGCCCGAGACTGGACTTTAGGGTTGTGAGATGGGATGAAAATAATGATTGAGGGTCACCACTTTGGCATATAAGTGGTGCATATTTATTAATGACGAGTCCATTGTTGCACTTGGCCCGCTATCGGTAGGGAATCACTACTAATGGACTCTATTTTTCCTATATAAGTTAACTTTTTTGTCTTCATTCAGTGTATGCTATAAACACCATTGATTGATTTATGAGCTCAGCAAGACGACGTGTGTCGTCCCTTCAAATTTCATGGCTTGATGAGCTCAGCGAGATGACGTGCATCACACAAGATGTGTTCCGGCATGAATTGTGACATCACGTGGAAACCATTGACGTGTATATGATTTTTTGCGCTCCCAAAATATAAGGGGCCAACGGTCCGTGCACATAAATTTAATTATTTAAATGGACACCAAATATACAAAGTTATAAGAGGAAGGTTTAAATGTGTGCTAAAATTACATATCGGCACAATTAAGACAGAAAATCTTAAGAAATATTCTTACAATCTTTCACCATATCAAAATTACATATGGCAATGTTGAACACAAATCGGGCAGCTCTGAACCTAGAGGACACGAACTAGTCAGAGGAGCTTCACTATGGAACCCAGGTCGAGGTGCCCTTGGGACCCTTGcgatcctagatgcttctaagccCTTCGGACAGAGCACAGGGTAGGGGCATATAGCATTCCAGAACAACACAAACTTTGCAGCTGCTCATCAGCGaagcctagcccccccccccccccccccccccccccgcgcgcgcacgTTGCAAAGTTCTTGGTCATGGGCAACCTCAACCCAAAATGGGTGGCAGACTTGGGGATGGGGAACTCCATCATCATTATGAGCTGAGTACTGTCCAAGTATAAGACCAACACTTGGATGTCGCCCTTTGTGGGTGTAAAGGAGGATCATCTTAGGTTGTCTCATAGGCTAACAACCACGGAATTTTAAAAATAACTCATTTGTACCGAGCTTGGGGTTGAGTCATCATGCTCCTAGACGGCCAGGCCCTCCACGATGGGAAGAGGCTCCCATCGCTCTCAGAGTCCCATAGTAAAGATGATGGTAGTCACACTTCCACCCCTTCCCAGGCTTCTGAATGATCTCACTAAGTTGTACCATGGCGCCTTTGGTGCCATGGAGAAATAACAAAAGCAAAAGTAGATCATATATTTTTGGGAGGCCAGGGAGACCAGTGAAAAGGTGTTGGCCATCGCACTAGCTTTTGTACATGTGAACCTCCTCTCATGTGATGGGTACCGGGTTCATGTCCTCCTTCTTTGACTGCTCTCCACCGAGCCCATCGGAATACAACTTGGCAGTAGTCCAGAGTTACCTCAGTCTACTTTAGTAGGGGAAAAGTCACACGGGGGCTACTAAAGGTACAACCCTCGGGTTAGTCGAGGGTCGATGTTCAATGCATAGGCACCAGCCTAGTGAAGGAAAAACGGTGTTTCTTGTTTGGAAGGTGGTCATATTGTCTCCTACAACTCAAAGGTTGTGGTATTCTGAGCAAGTCGGGTCCTCCTGGCATATACTAGGTGGGACAAAAATAACCACTGCTTGGAAGGTGGTCATATGTTCTCCTACAACTCAAACATTGTGGTATTCTAAGCAAGTTGGTTCCTCCCGTCATATACTAGGTGGGACAAAATAATCACTACGGGTCATCAATTTGGCGCGCAAGTTATGTGTATTATACCAATGACAGGCATGTTGGTGAAGTTGACCCACTAGCGATAACGAATAATTACTTATGGTTATGGACCCCATTATCGGCCTTAGATATTTCCTTTTTTCGCTTAATAGGGGGTGTGTGTTACAAACATCATCGATGACGTATCAGGTTGCTGGTTAATAATGTCTTCCTTTTGTGTGTTAGATAGGAGCAACGGAGACTTGTGCTCGCTCAATTCATTTGCGCGGCCTGGTGCGCTTAGTGCGATGACATCCGTCGCACATGAAGCATTGCAAAATGAACCGTTACGTTACATGGAAGCCGTTTGCGAGCGTACAATTTGCCGCGCTCTCGTGATACAAGGGGCCAACCGTCACACGGGCGTAAATTTAAAAGGTTTAAATGGACGCCAAATATAAAAAAGTTATAAAAAGAAGGTTTAAATGGGTGCCAAAATTACATATGGGCACAATTAAGGCAGTAAATCTGATGCAATATTCATCCAATCTGTCGCCATATCATGAAATTAATTCTTGGGCGATCCCTCCACTATAAATCCACCCCTCCTCCCTGCCTAAACCAACAACTTTCTTTTCCTAGGCTAGTTTTATCCCTTTACCGGAAATGGCTCGCAAGAAGTCGATCCGCAAGAAGGTGACCCTCAAGTACATCGCCAATGACTCCAGCCGGCGCACTAGGTTTAGGAAGCGTCTCGGGGGGCTGATGAAGaaggcggcccagctggccaccctgTGCGACGTCAGGTCCTGCGTGGTGGTGTACGGCGAGCGCGAGGCGGAGCCTAAGGTATTCCCTTCCCACGCCGAGGCGGTGGATATCCTCAACGAATTTAAAAGCATGCCAGAGCTAGGGCATTGCAAGAAGACGATGGACCAGGAGGCCTTCCTCACCCAGCGCATCGCCAAGCTCCAGGACCAGGTCTACAAGGCTCGCCGCGAGTGCCAGGACAGCGAGATAAGGTACCTCCTTTACAACATCATGAACGGCAAGCACCCAGGCCTCGTTGGCCTCAGCGTTGAGGAGCTCGTCCGCGTTGGCTGGAAGGTGGACGAGCTCCTCAAGAGCCTCGGCGAACGCATGGAAAAAAACCATGTCCAGGCGCCACCGCCAGCTCCATGCGTCAGCACCGGCAACATAGACATGGGGTCCCTGACACAGTATCTCGCGTCACCGCACCAGCAGGAATACTGGCTTGACATGACGAGCTCCGGAGGGGGCGTCGACACCCAGGTCGGTTGCAACACCAGCCACGATGGTGCCAGCTTCTCCAGCGGTGATCTAATGAGGCAGATGCAGTCCTCCGATCTGGGGTTCAGTTCGAGTCCTTTCCCTCCCATGTAAGTCAGGATGGATGAGGATCTCCAGCCACTTGCATCGCCAGCTATCGTGCGATCGATCCCTCGGTATTTATTTAGTTTCCTGAAAGTGTTTGTTCGTCTATGTGCGTCGTTGTATCCATCTTCCATGCTCTGTGAGCCAAGTCTCTTTTTTTTATTGTAATGTTGTTATTGAATTGTTATTCAGTTGTTCTCTTCCCAAAAGGCTATTTGCATGATCTTTGCTTCTCAATTGGTCGTAAATCTTAAGTTGCACCTGTTTGTTTGTGTCACAATCGTGTTTTGTTGTCTGACATTACTTGCATAGCCAAATACCTGATATATAGTGGCTGCTTGATTGCTGTCAGGTCGTCAAAGAACCTTTTCTTGTGTGCTGGCCTGTTGGGGCTACTGTCAGGGCCTTTAATTTCTTGTTTTTTTGGTGTCTAGAATTTTACCTTTTCTGTGGTTGAAACGAGTTGAAGGTTCGTTCGCTTGGAGCTAGCTAAATGTACTGGATCATTAATATTTTCCTGGATAAAGATTTGAGAATTAATTACCTTCTGTGACTGAATTACATGGCAACAGCTTGCCACAACCAAACATTAAAAGTATGGATGCTCTCCATTGTGCTCTCCTTGGTTGGAGAGCAGTGTCATGTTCTATGTTCTTCGGACCCTCCTCCATTCTTCAGACACACAGGGGTTACTCTATGTCATGCCACTCACCGGACCTTCTTTAGCATGTAAGTTTGAGATTTGGACCTATTTCCATGATGTGTTGACTAGTTATTTTTGCTAGCGGTGAACTCTACAAGCTGGGACAAGTGACCTCATGAGTGCAATTATGGCGTTCCTTCCAAATTCCAAGCTATGATAATcaagattttaaaaaatgttaccACCAAACGCCCACTTTGACTAACTTTGCAACAAAGAAATCCGCGTTGCTTTTGGAGTCCACGAGATTTGAAGGCGTGTCCAGCAGGAACTGCTAAAACGCCAATGGAAACTATGCGTTCACACTGGTGTCTTCACTCTTCAGCATTAGTAGCACGGAGGAGGCAAGAATAATATTTACCAGCAATAATAAAGTGTCTCCACTTCAGCATATCTCACGCACTAAAACTTTCAATAGTAAGCACCCACACAAATACATTTAGCTTCATTTTGGCGCTTAGAAGAAAAACATCATGCAAAGAACAATGTTAGAACTTAGAATCTATGGAGTTGATAAGGACTAGCCATCCTCTATAGGACAAATGCATCCGTTTCCACCACGTGTTTCCGTCCCTAGTGATCTAGCATAAGTAGTCGTATTTCTGTTGTATGGAAGCCATTACCATTTCTAGTTGACCTTGGACATTTTACATTTAAAACATTATGTTCTTATGGAATATATATAGGTAAATAGATGAACAAAAGAAACAGAAAGGGATGAGACCCATTTCTGTTGTATGGATGAGCAGTAAGATAATACCCGTGATAATTAAGGGGGTAAGGTCAATGGGTACAAAAAGTAAGAAAAGTGACATACAAGTGATTAGTTACGGATAGTGCTGCAGGAAACAAGGAGCAAAAGTggatttactactagtactagtttaCCAACTGGTTCTGTGTTTTCGCAATTGAATATGATGTGAAAAACAATCCTTCCATGTCTTACATATATCAAAGCGGCAGTCACTGCTAAAGACACAATCCTTCCATGTTTTACATATATCAAAGCGGTTGCCTAAAATATGGAGAAGGTAAGTGCGGTTGTCCACATGTGTTCTCGAGGAGCGTGATAAGACTGAGACTGGTAAATGAAGTTATAGTGCCATACAAAATGATTACTGGACATGAGATAACAGAAAAACTAAGGATGGACATCATGGCTAGATTTCTGAAACCCAAGAGCAAGGATACTATGATTTGTTCGCTAATGGGTTCATTGTTTTTTGTAGAAAATAGATAgatcactacaggaaaaacatatgTTGCCTTGTGTTTTTTGTAATCCGAGTGTAATTTATCAGCTGCTCAGCTTATAGCTCGCTAAACCGAGTGTTGCGACCAAGGCATACAAGGAAGAAATAGCCCTCAGCTTATTGCCACCTACTTCGCATATAACGCAAAGCGCTCAACCTTACGATCCACGTAGCGAACAACCAAGCCACGTGGTTGTGCTCGCCGTGCTGACAGCTCCGTGATGGTGATCCGTATAAGCCAAGTGCAGCCTAATGGACCTCGTGTGGCATATATAATACATTTTTGTTCTAAAAATTCAAAAACATTCTGTCTCCTGCAAGCAGACCAGTTGATGAAATGCACTCGGCTTACATTGGATAATATCATGTCCAACCAGCCAATTATATTGTGGGCaacaatcctctctctctctctctctctctctctctctctctctctctcctgctccaCGGCGCTCCTCCCCTCCCGGCCTCCCCACCTCAGTCGACGCCTCCTCACCACCAAATCTTGAAGCGGACAACTGCGAGGCCTCCTCTCCACCACATCGATGCCGGACCGGACGTGCCTCCACCAGCAAACCAAACGCCGGACGATCGATCGACGTTAAGCTGCAGCACCTCGACACAGGCCGCGCCTCCACCTGCAGCACCGCAACGCCGGCGACCGAGATTTTTTTCATGTATGGACACTCAAATGGTGTGCAAAATGAATGGTGAGGGCAGCAAGGGCACGTTTCACACGGTTGTCTGGAGCATCACAGTACTGAGATTTGTCAAATGGGGGTAGTTAGAATCTTGTAGGGCAAAAGGACTATGAATGTTATCCTAGTTAGTTGTTGTCGTGAGGAacaatgttttttttttgaaaaggaggatgacccccggcctctgcatcatgtaTGGACACTCAAATGGTGTGCAAAATGAATGTTGAGGGCAGCAAGGGCACGTTTCACACGGTTGTGGGGAGCATCACAGTACTGAGATTTGTCAAATGGGGGTAGTTAGAATATTGTAGGGCAAAAGGACTATGAATGTTATCCTAGTTAGTTGTTATCGTGAGGAACAAATGTGAATTACCCGAACTTATCAGATCAGTGTTGGATCATTGTTGTTGTCAATATAAACACAATGTTCGTGGAAAGGGGTCAACGTGGTTAGATCATGTAATGAAGATTGGTCGCTAAAGGCAACAAAACAGCATATCTAGTGTGCTTCCTATATTCATTTGGCATTTAATTGAAGTTTAACATACGACCCGTCCATCTTTTTCGATTGAAATGGTAATGTAATGATAATAAGGTAAATGGAGTGAGGGCAAGTTTCACATGTTTGTTAGGTAGCATTACAATACTGAGATTTGGTAATAGAGTTGGAATTCTACATGATGCTGAATGAGTACGTAAGTCATGGTAACTGAAAAATCAAAGATCAGCAAACATGACTTGTCGATAAAAGGATAAGGTGAATACCAACTAGTTAATTTTACAATGCTTCCTTGGAGTTGCCAAACCATAATAAAACGTAGAAATGGGTCAATGGGGTAAGACTGTTAAATATAGATTGACTGCTAGTTAAAGTCAAGCTAATGGACAACTCAAGCATAGacagtaccactttggcatgtgaACAAGGGGGGCGGTGAATAGGGTTGGTTCTTTAACTGGGTTGTCGTCTTTAGTTGACCTTTGATGTACAACATAGTGTCCGTTCTATATTGAAAACAATCACACAAAATTAGAAATGTGATAAATCCAATAACTATTGTTGAGTCTTTTCACATAATTGCTTTTTGTATTTGTTTTATCATAACAAcgcttcagagagagagagagagagagagagagagagagagagagagagagagagagatgcatatTTATTTTATCTTGATGTTTCCCTGATATAGCTAGCTAGCATACATATCATCTACTCCCTTcgacccataatataagagtgtttttgacagtAGTGCATCATGCACCTCAACTCAACAACATGCCGGCTGACTCTGAACATAGAAGGATCGATGGATTATGTTCATGGCTTCAATCTTTCATACACGTCGGCATGGTAGTCTAAACAGAGATTCATAACATCCCACTATACTTTAAACAGATGTTCATCCCcttgcaaaaggaaaagaaaaatagtTGTTCGTCACATCCCGCTATTCTGCTTGTATGTCAGCAACATCAGACAAGATGACTTGCAACGTGTACATGGCCCAGTTTTGAACTTGCTAAGGCACCGGCAagtacacactacacacacacaaacacacacatccGCAGAAAAAAGTACACACACACAGAGATTTTATTGCATCtgtctatttatctatatataataCAACCTATGATTGCCGGCTTTTATGTCCATTCATTAGAAAAAATAGGCATTGTGCACGACAGTCCCCATCAACACAATTTGTTATTTATGAATGCTACTTTATTATTCTTCCCTTTTCTAAAAAACTTTATTATTCTTTAGAGCTTGTGTTGAGGATGCAAATTATATTAAAGGAGTACTGGAGGTTTATGGGTCAGCTACAGGTCAACTAGTAGACCCTTCAAAATGCTCTATGTTGTTTGGTAACTCTTGTTCAGGAGGAATCATGGAGGAAGTAAAAAAAGTTACCGGATCTGGCTTTGAAGAAAAATACCTGGGGCTGCCCACCCCGGATGGCAGGATGTCAAAAGGAAAATTTCCAAAAACTTCAAGTTCGGCTCACAAAGCGTGTATTTTCATTGGTGGTCACCCAACTCAAGTAGGAGAAGGAACTTTGATAGGGGCCGTAGCGCAGTCTATTCCCACATATATCATGAGTGTCTTCAAactatcttcggaagtgtgtgATGACTTGAATCGTATGGTGAGGAACTACTTCTGGGGTGCAGAAAATGGGAAGAGAAAGACACACTGGTATTCTTGGAAGAAGATTACACGGGCGAAGAAGCAAGGGGGTCTAGGTTTTAAAGACTTCTAGTTATTTAATCAAGCACTACTGGCACGGCAGGCATGGCACATAATTGAGTATCCGAACAGTCTCTATGCCAGATTAATCAAGGCAAAACATTTTCCAAATGGGAAATTTGTTGACTTGGATTTCACTGGAAATCCGTCACCTATGTTTCATGCTATCACTCATGGTTTGGAG
Above is a window of Triticum aestivum cultivar Chinese Spring chromosome 6B, IWGSC CS RefSeq v2.1, whole genome shotgun sequence DNA encoding:
- the LOC123134809 gene encoding agamous-like MADS-box protein AGL80; translation: MARKKSIRKKVTLKYIANDSSRRTRFRKRLGGLMKKAAQLATLCDVRSCVVVYGEREAEPKVFPSHAEAVDILNEFKSMPELGHCKKTMDQEAFLTQRIAKLQDQVYKARRECQDSEIRYLLYNIMNGKHPGLVGLSVEELVRVGWKVDELLKSLGERMEKNHVQAPPPAPCVSTGNIDMGSLTQYLASPHQQEYWLDMTSSGGGVDTQVGCNTSHDGASFSSGDLMRQMQSSDLGFSSSPFPPM